The Methanoregula sp. genome has a segment encoding these proteins:
- a CDS encoding IS5 family transposase — translation MGPKPELAQSGQLFGYPLMAHLNLRHPLIELAGLIDWDAIDRLAGVSFTSKRGRPAVGPRLIAGLLYLQHAYDQSDEEVVWNWVENPYWQVFTGETYLQTKPPIDPSSLTRWRQRLGEAGMEELLAQTIEAAKRAGLIKAASIEHVIVDTTVMEKAIAPPTDSRLLERSRQHLVKFAQQCGLTLRQNYNREGPQLAWQVGRYAHARQFKRMRGALKALRTRVGRVHRDIARQMSQVPVQQQARLKDLLSRTERIVLQQPKDKNKLYALHAPEVECIAKGKARTPYEFGVKVSIVTTHKEGLVVGARSMPGNPYDGHTLREALEQAEIVSNVKPQMVFVDRGYRGVDIDDVQIWRSGQRRGVTRGLKAMIKRRSAIEPTIGHMKTDGKFGKNWLKGALGDAMHAVLCGAGHNLRMIMRKLRLFCANRFGMLLCCIAYRG, via the coding sequence ATGGGACCCAAGCCTGAACTTGCGCAATCTGGCCAATTGTTTGGCTATCCGTTGATGGCGCATTTGAATCTGCGCCATCCGCTCATCGAGCTAGCCGGTCTGATCGATTGGGACGCCATCGATCGCCTCGCCGGTGTTTCTTTCACCTCAAAGCGAGGACGTCCGGCAGTGGGTCCCAGGCTCATTGCCGGGCTGCTGTATTTGCAGCATGCCTACGACCAGTCAGACGAAGAAGTGGTCTGGAACTGGGTTGAGAATCCTTACTGGCAAGTGTTCACCGGCGAGACCTATTTACAGACCAAGCCACCGATTGATCCTTCGAGTTTGACGCGATGGCGCCAGCGTCTTGGTGAAGCAGGCATGGAAGAGTTATTAGCTCAGACCATCGAAGCCGCCAAGCGCGCTGGCCTGATCAAGGCCGCCAGCATTGAACATGTGATCGTCGACACCACCGTCATGGAAAAAGCGATTGCTCCGCCCACCGACTCAAGACTGCTGGAACGCTCCCGACAACATCTGGTGAAGTTCGCGCAGCAATGCGGACTGACGCTGCGACAAAACTACAACCGGGAAGGTCCGCAACTGGCATGGCAGGTAGGCCGCTACGCGCATGCCAGGCAGTTCAAACGGATGAGAGGTGCACTCAAGGCCTTGCGCACCCGCGTCGGTCGCGTACATCGGGATATCGCACGACAAATGAGCCAGGTGCCCGTGCAGCAACAGGCCAGACTCAAAGACCTGTTAAGCCGAACCGAACGCATTGTGCTCCAACAACCGAAAGACAAAAACAAACTCTATGCGCTGCATGCCCCGGAGGTCGAATGTATTGCCAAAGGCAAGGCCAGAACGCCCTATGAGTTTGGCGTCAAGGTGTCGATTGTGACGACACACAAAGAAGGACTCGTGGTTGGTGCGCGCTCGATGCCAGGCAATCCGTATGACGGCCACACCTTGCGCGAAGCACTGGAACAGGCAGAAATTGTATCGAACGTCAAACCACAGATGGTCTTCGTCGATAGAGGTTATCGGGGTGTGGACATTGACGATGTACAGATCTGGAGATCAGGTCAGAGGCGCGGCGTCACGCGTGGCTTAAAAGCTATGATCAAGCGACGCAGCGCGATTGAACCGACCATCGGTCACATGAAAACAGATGGTAAGTTCGGCAAAAACTGGCTCAAGGGAGCGCTCGGTGATGCTATGCATGCCGTGCTGTGCGGCGCGGGTCATAACCTGAGAATGATCATGAGGAAGCTGCGGCTTTTTTGCGCCAATAGGTTTGGCATGCTCCTGTGCTGTATCGCATATCGAGGCTGA